A genomic region of Populus nigra chromosome 11, ddPopNigr1.1, whole genome shotgun sequence contains the following coding sequences:
- the LOC133668725 gene encoding uncharacterized protein LOC133668725 isoform X2, protein MEMEKQSPSPSPSPPSLQSESSSLRELQRVGTLEIARPKPPVGFLCGSIPVPTDKSFHAFNSALVPSSRQTVSAPRYRMLPTETDLNTLPVVSNLPEKVLPISAAVQSKFKGEFPWDADAISSNLTRKCEALAVSGLVEYGDEIDVIASADILKQIFKIPYSKARLSIAVRRIGQTLVLNKGPDAEEGERLVRRHKNQSKKCTDQSLFLNFAMHSVRMEACDCPPTHPASSKGQSNSSVLPGGDASQFVGQSDDVTRNEGFNHCSEYPHVKQDNFFWESKKNKRNKGHHPVKKSSHLGEKPRSSMQETEKHKRVSNDGFLRVLFWQFHNFRMLLGSDLLLFSNEKYVAVSLHLWDVTRQVTPLTWLEAWLDNVMASVPELAICYHQDGVVQGYELLKTDDIFLLKGISEDGTPAFHPHVVQQNGLSVLRFLEENCKQDPGAYWLYKSAGEDMIQLFDLCVIPKTHSSNDCDDGTSSLPSLLHRGRSDSLFSLGTLLYRIAHRLSLSMAPNNRAKCARFFQQCLEFLDDPDHLVVRASAHEQFARLLLNHDEELELTFESLPGECEVTVPVDSSDPLSRFSESVAYENVSSVAEDRWSEEGKAFREVISEASVKLTLESNISTPGNLIALDDTESKDSGVLPSSSSDEMVAVCKVSPTPPHAVQTVAEPVSSKLAAVHHVSQAIKSLRWMHQLQSSDSELLDEGSYFDGPPSSMNFSVCACGDADCIEVCDIRQWLPTSKVDEKLWKLVLLLGESYLALGQAYKEDKQLHQALKVVELACAVYGSMPQFLEDSRFISSMVTYSSSIKCNDGDEKMISCVSNRKEVKSSSNDRFLAYEQFSSTYLFWAKAWTLVGDVYVEFHFMKGKVLSNQSETKSSARELRISTEVVKEVQRLKKKLGQHNQNCSSCSLVNCSCQSDRASSGSSASSSSGDKHSVAYGRKHSKRSHAKGATYSLMGDSDNGRAHHKEKSRKNSGEYPQLRRGDNDTAIEASGIAVDKHEINSLADANSDVLEGGLETHDAGSILPSQSETTSKEKPKPIKGGIFKYISNPAVRDAEYNLSAALSCYQEARKALSGLPTGSAELQSVIKKIGWVCNEMGRNRLEGKELNKAELAFADAIDAFREVSDHANIILINCNLGHGRRALAEEMVSKMENLKSHPIFQNAYKEALQTAKLEYSESLRYYGAARAELNAIVEEDDSVPTVLRNEVQTQFAHTYLRLGMLLAKEDVTTRVYENGALEDMPVVTISPNEKRDRKEVRKHEISANDAIREALTVYESLGQLRKQEAAYAYSQLASYQRDCCLKFLNLDLKNTTLNKNGNNNLQRVKQYACLAERNWQKAMDFYSPKTHPAMHLTILIERSALSLSLSSTLHSNVMLESALARMLEGRHISDDSFGTDYPEINSKFWGQLQMLLKKMLSLALSANANKPAAFAQPIPSSSKCGDAGKLRELYKMSLKSSNLSQLHAMHTLWTS, encoded by the exons ATGGAGATGGAGAAACAATCACCGTCACCGTCGCCGTCGCCGCCGTCTCTGCAATCAGAATCGAGCTCGTTAAGAGAACTACAACGCGTCGGTACACTGGAAATCGCTAGACCTAAACCACCTGTCGGTTTTCTCTGCGGTTCTATCCCTGTTCCTACTGACAAATCTTTCCACGCCTTCAATTCCGCTCTCGTTCCTTCTTCTCGCCAAAC tGTTAGTGCACCGAGGTACCGGATGTTGCCGACGGAGACTGATTTGAATACGCTCCCTGTGGTTTCTAACTTGCCGGAGAAAGTTCTTCCGATTAGTGCTGCTGTACAGTCTAAGTTCAAAGGAg AATTTCCTTGGGATGCTGATGCCATCTCATCAAATCTTACAAGGAAATGTGAAGCCCTTGCTGTATCTGGTTTGGTGGAGTATGGAGATGAAATAGACGTGATTGCTTCAGCTGACATTCTTAAGCAGATCTTTAAAATACCATATTCCAAGGCTCGATTATCAATTGCAGTACGCCGTATTGGACAGACTCTTGTTCTCAACAAAGG ACCCGATGCAGAAGAGGGAGAAAGGTTGGTCCGAagacataaaaatcaatcaaaaaaatgCACAGATCAatctttatttttgaattttgctaTGCACTCAGTTAGAATGGAGGCTTGTGATTGTCCACCCACCCATCCTGCTTCATCGAAGGGGCAATCAAATTCATCTGTTCTTCCAGGGGGAGATGCATCCCAGTTTGTGGGGCAGAGTGATGATGTCACTAGAAATGAAGGATTCAACCATTGCTCAGAATATCCACATGTTAAACAGGATAACTTTTTTTgggagagtaaaaaaaataaaagaaataagggCCATCATCCTGTAAAGAAGTCTTCGCACCTTGGTGAGAAGCCCAGAAGCTCAATGCAAGAAACTGAAAAGCATAAAAGAGTCAGTAATGATGGATTTCTAAGGGTTTTATTTTGGCAATTTCACAATTTCCGCATGCTTTTAGGAAGTGACTTGCTTCTGTTCAGTAATGAAAAATACGTTGCTGTCAGCTTGCATTTATGGGATGTAACTCGACag GTCACTCCGTTAACTTGGCTTGAAGCCTGGCTTGACAATGTCATGGCTAGTGTTCCTGAGCTGGCCATATGTTATCATCAAGATGGTGTTGTTCAGGGTTATGAGCTACTTAAAACAGATGATATATTTCTGTTAAAAGGCATCTCTGAAGATGGCACTCCTGCTTTCCATCCTCATGTCGTCCAACAAAATGGCCTTTCTGTTTTGAGGTTCCTTGAAGAAAACTGCAAGCAAGATCCTGGTGCTTACTGG CTTTATAAAAGTGCTGGAGAAGACATGATTCAACTTTTTGATCTTTGTGTTATTCCCAAAACTCATTCCTCCAACGATTGTGATGATGGCACAAGCTCCCTGCCTTCTTTACTGCATAGAGGGAGAAGCGATTCCTTATTTTCTTTAGGAACTCTCCTTTATCGTATAGCTCACAGGCTTTCCCTTTCAATG GCTCCTAATAATAGGGCCAAGTGTGCCAGATTCTTCCAACAATGTTTGGAATTTCTAGATGATCCGGACCATCTg GTGGTGCGCGCATCTGCTCATGAACAATTTGCAAGGCTCCTTTTGAATCATGATGAGGAGCTGGAATTGACATTTGAATCACTCCCAGGAGAATGTGAAGTTACAGTTCCAGTTGACTCCTCGGACCCCTTGAGTAGATTCTCTGAATCAGTTGCTTATGAAAATGTCTCTTCAGTTGCAGAAGACAGATGGAGTGAGGAGGGAAAAGCTTTTCGGGAAGTAATATCAGAAGCCTCGGTAAAATTGACTTTGGAGTCAAATATTTCGACTCCAGGAAATCTGATAGCATTGGATGATACTGAATCAAAAGATTCAGGAGTTTTGCCTAGTTCCAGTAGTGACGAAATGGTTGCTGTGTGCAAAGTTTCCCCAACACCTCCCCATGCGGTGCAAACTGTGGCTGAGCCTGTCTCTTCTAAGTTAGCTGCAGTACATCATGTTTCTCAAGCTATCAAGTCGCTCAGATGGATGCACCAGCTGCAAAGTTCTGATTCAGAGTTGCTTGATGAAGGCAGTTATTTTGATGGGCCACCTTCCTCAATGAACTTTTCTGTTTGTGCATGTGGTGATGCTGATTGTATCGAAGTTTGCGACATCCGACAGTGGCTACCAACATCAAAAGTGGATGAAAAATTGTGGAAACTAGTTCTTCTTCTTGGAGAATCTTATTTGGCACTAGGACAAGCTTACAAGGAGGATAAACAGCTGCATCAAGCTTTGAAGGTAGTAGAATTAGCATGTGCTGTATACGGATCAATGCCACAGTTCTTGGAAGACAGTAGGTTTATTTCCTCAATGGTTACTTATTCATCCTCAATAAAATGCAATGATGGAGATGAGAAGATGATATCGTGTGTTAGCAACAGAAAAGAAGTGAAATCCAGCTCCAATGACAGGTTTCTTGCTTATGAGCAGTTTTCTTCTACGTACCTCTTTTGGGCCAAGGCATGGACACTGGTTGGTGATGTTTATGTTGAGTTCCATTTCATGAAGGGTAAAGTGCTCTCAAATCAATCAGAGACAAAATCTTCTGCTAGAGAGTTGAGAATATCAACAGAGGTCGTGAAAGAAGTCCAGAGGCTGAAGAAGAAGCTGGGGCAGCATAATCAGAACTGCAGTTCATGCTCCTTGGTGAATTGCAGCTGCCAGAGTGATAGGGCAAGTAGCGGTAGCAGTGCAAGCAGTAGCAGTGGAGATAAACACTCTGTAGCTTATGGTAGAAAGCACAGTAAAAGATCCCATGCTAAGGGTGCCACCTACTCACTCATGGGAGATTCTGATAATGGCCGGGCACATCACAAAGAGAAAAGTAGGAAGAATTCTGGAGAATATCCTCAGCTTCGCAGAGGTGATAATGATACTGCAATAGAAGCTTCTGGTATTGCAGTTGATAAGCATGAGATTAATTCCTTGGCAGATGCTAATTCTGATGTATTAGAGGGTGGTTTGGAAACACATGATGCAGGTTCCATTTTGCCTTCTCAAAGTGAAACTActtcaaaagaaaaacctaaaccaattaaaggagggatatttaaatatattagcaATCCTGCTGTCAGAGATGCAGAATACAATCTTTCTGCTGCTTTAAGTTGTTACCAGGAAGCTAGAAAGGCATTGAGTGGACTTCCTACTGGCTCAGCAGAACTTCAATCTGTAATTAAAAAGATAGGGTGGGTTTGTAACGAAATGGGTCGGAATAGGCTAGAAGGAAAAGAGTTGAACAAAGCTGAACTTGCATTTGCAGATGCCATAGATGCGTTCAGAGAAGTTTCTGACCATGCCAAcatcatattaattaattgtaatttgGGCCATGGTAGACGAGCATTGGCTGAAGAGATGGTGTCCAAGATGGAAAATCTCAAATCACATCCAATCTTCCAGAATGCATACAAGGAAGCTCTGCAAACTGCAAAACTAGAATACAGTGAATCCCTCAGATATTATGGGGCAGCAAGAGCAGAACTAAATGCTATTGTGGAAGAGGATGATTCGGTGCCAACTGTCTTGAGAAATGAAGTTCAGACTCAGTTTGCTCATACATATTTGAGGCTTGGCATGCTTTTGGCTAAAGAAGATGTTACCACAAGAGTTTATGAAAATGGAGCATTGGAAGATATGCCTGTTGTTACTATTAGTCCGAATGAAAAAAGAGACAGGAAAGAAGTGAGGAAGCATGAGATTTCAGCTAATGATGCCATTAGGGAGGCATTGACTGTGTATGAATCTCTGGGTCAATTACGGAAACAAGAAGCTGCATATGCGTACTCTCAACTAGCTAGCTACCAGAGGGATTGCTGTttgaaattcttgaatttgGATCTAAAGAATAccactttaaataaaaatggaaacAACAATCTTCAGCGGGTGAAGCAATATGCATGCCTGGCTGAGAGGAACTGGCAAAAAGCAATGGACTTCTACAGTCCCAAGACACATCCTGCCATGCATTTGACTATTCTTATTGAGAGATCAGCTCTTTCATTGAGCCTCTCGAGCACCTTACACTCAAATGTG ATGCTAGAATCAGCTCTAGCTCGCATGCTTGAAGGACGTCACATATCAGATGATTCTTTCGGGACTGATTATCCTGAGATAAATTCCAAATTCTGGGGTCAACTACAGATGCTCTTAAAGAAAATGCTGTCCTTGGCACTCTCTGCAAATGCAAATAAGCCTGCTGCTTTTGCACAGCCAATTCCATCATCGAGCAAGTGCGGAGATGCTGGAAAACTCAGGGAGCTCTACAAAATGTCCTTGAAGTCTTCTAATTTAAGTCAATTACATGCTATGCACACCCTATGGACATCGTAG
- the LOC133668659 gene encoding ABC transporter G family member 25-like: LTYAGVCQLDGASELRDQPNVKQSLIASYNTLLAPKVKAACMETGSISAKENGFIGSHSFKEHRSSDRISISSWFNQFSILLQRSLKERKHESFNTLRISQVIMAAVLAGLIWWHSDFRDIQDRLGLLFFMSIFWGVFPSSNSVFVFPQERAIFVKERASGMYTLSSYFMSRIVGDLPMELILPTIFLSVTYWMAGLKPELGAFLLTLLVLLGYVLVSQGLGLALGAAIMDAKQASTIVTITMLAFVLTGGFYVHKLPPCMAWIKYISTTFYVYKLLINAQYGGGKNLSSLLGCSLPHGSDKASCKFVEQDVAGQISPAISVSALIFMFVGYRLLAYLALRRIKA, translated from the coding sequence TTAACTTATGCAGGTGTGTGCCAACTTGATGGTGCGAGTGAATTAAGAGATCAGCCGAATGTAAAGCAATCTCTCATTGCATCTTATAACACTTTGTTAGCTCCGAAGGTGAAAGCTGCATGCATGGAGACTGGTAGTATTTCAGCAAAAGAGAACGGTTTCATTGGAAGCCATTCTTTCAAAGAACATAGAAGCAGCGACAGAATTAGCATTTCGTCTTGGTTCAACCAATTCAGCATTCTTCTTCAAAGAAGCCTCAAAGAACGAAAGCATGAGTCTTTCAACACTTTGAGAATCTCCCAAGTAATCATGGCTGCAGTTTTAGCTGGTCTAATATGGTGGCACTCGGATTTTCGAGATATTCAAGATCGTCTGGGTCTCCTCTTcttcatgtcaattttttgggGGGTCTTCCCATCTTCTAACTCGGTGTTTGTTTTTCCTCAAGAAAGAGCAATCTTTGTGAAGGAAAGGGCCTCCGGTATGTACACTCTCTCTTCATATTTCATGTCTCGAATAGTCGGAGACTTGCCGATGGAGCTCATCCTCCCCACAATTTTTCTTTCTGTGACGTATTGGATGGCCGGATTGAAACCCGAACTGGGTGCTTTCCTTTTGACTCTGCTGGTTCTACTCGGCTACGTGCTCGTCTCTCAGGGCCTTGGCCTTGCTTTAGGTGCAGCAATAATGGATGCTAAACAAGCTTCAACTATAGTTACAATCACAATGCTAGCATTTGTGCTAACAGGAGGATTTTACGTGCATAAACTGCCACCATGCATGGCTTGGATCAAGTACATTTCTACAACATTCTACGTCTACAAGCTACTTATCAATGCTCAATATGGTGGAGGCAAGAATCTTTCATCCTTGCTGGGTTGCTCGCTACCTCATGGAAGTGATAAAGCAAGCTGTAAGTTCGTCGAACAAGATGTCGCAGGGCAAATTAGCCCAGCAATTAGTGTTAGTGCCTTGATATTCATGTTCGTGGGGTATAGGTTATTGGCTTACCTCGCATTAAGGCGTATAAAAGCTTAA
- the LOC133668725 gene encoding uncharacterized protein LOC133668725 isoform X1, producing the protein MEMEKQSPSPSPSPPSLQSESSSLRELQRVGTLEIARPKPPVGFLCGSIPVPTDKSFHAFNSALVPSSRQTCSVSAPRYRMLPTETDLNTLPVVSNLPEKVLPISAAVQSKFKGEFPWDADAISSNLTRKCEALAVSGLVEYGDEIDVIASADILKQIFKIPYSKARLSIAVRRIGQTLVLNKGPDAEEGERLVRRHKNQSKKCTDQSLFLNFAMHSVRMEACDCPPTHPASSKGQSNSSVLPGGDASQFVGQSDDVTRNEGFNHCSEYPHVKQDNFFWESKKNKRNKGHHPVKKSSHLGEKPRSSMQETEKHKRVSNDGFLRVLFWQFHNFRMLLGSDLLLFSNEKYVAVSLHLWDVTRQVTPLTWLEAWLDNVMASVPELAICYHQDGVVQGYELLKTDDIFLLKGISEDGTPAFHPHVVQQNGLSVLRFLEENCKQDPGAYWLYKSAGEDMIQLFDLCVIPKTHSSNDCDDGTSSLPSLLHRGRSDSLFSLGTLLYRIAHRLSLSMAPNNRAKCARFFQQCLEFLDDPDHLVVRASAHEQFARLLLNHDEELELTFESLPGECEVTVPVDSSDPLSRFSESVAYENVSSVAEDRWSEEGKAFREVISEASVKLTLESNISTPGNLIALDDTESKDSGVLPSSSSDEMVAVCKVSPTPPHAVQTVAEPVSSKLAAVHHVSQAIKSLRWMHQLQSSDSELLDEGSYFDGPPSSMNFSVCACGDADCIEVCDIRQWLPTSKVDEKLWKLVLLLGESYLALGQAYKEDKQLHQALKVVELACAVYGSMPQFLEDSRFISSMVTYSSSIKCNDGDEKMISCVSNRKEVKSSSNDRFLAYEQFSSTYLFWAKAWTLVGDVYVEFHFMKGKVLSNQSETKSSARELRISTEVVKEVQRLKKKLGQHNQNCSSCSLVNCSCQSDRASSGSSASSSSGDKHSVAYGRKHSKRSHAKGATYSLMGDSDNGRAHHKEKSRKNSGEYPQLRRGDNDTAIEASGIAVDKHEINSLADANSDVLEGGLETHDAGSILPSQSETTSKEKPKPIKGGIFKYISNPAVRDAEYNLSAALSCYQEARKALSGLPTGSAELQSVIKKIGWVCNEMGRNRLEGKELNKAELAFADAIDAFREVSDHANIILINCNLGHGRRALAEEMVSKMENLKSHPIFQNAYKEALQTAKLEYSESLRYYGAARAELNAIVEEDDSVPTVLRNEVQTQFAHTYLRLGMLLAKEDVTTRVYENGALEDMPVVTISPNEKRDRKEVRKHEISANDAIREALTVYESLGQLRKQEAAYAYSQLASYQRDCCLKFLNLDLKNTTLNKNGNNNLQRVKQYACLAERNWQKAMDFYSPKTHPAMHLTILIERSALSLSLSSTLHSNVMLESALARMLEGRHISDDSFGTDYPEINSKFWGQLQMLLKKMLSLALSANANKPAAFAQPIPSSSKCGDAGKLRELYKMSLKSSNLSQLHAMHTLWTS; encoded by the exons ATGGAGATGGAGAAACAATCACCGTCACCGTCGCCGTCGCCGCCGTCTCTGCAATCAGAATCGAGCTCGTTAAGAGAACTACAACGCGTCGGTACACTGGAAATCGCTAGACCTAAACCACCTGTCGGTTTTCTCTGCGGTTCTATCCCTGTTCCTACTGACAAATCTTTCCACGCCTTCAATTCCGCTCTCGTTCCTTCTTCTCGCCAAAC atgtagtGTTAGTGCACCGAGGTACCGGATGTTGCCGACGGAGACTGATTTGAATACGCTCCCTGTGGTTTCTAACTTGCCGGAGAAAGTTCTTCCGATTAGTGCTGCTGTACAGTCTAAGTTCAAAGGAg AATTTCCTTGGGATGCTGATGCCATCTCATCAAATCTTACAAGGAAATGTGAAGCCCTTGCTGTATCTGGTTTGGTGGAGTATGGAGATGAAATAGACGTGATTGCTTCAGCTGACATTCTTAAGCAGATCTTTAAAATACCATATTCCAAGGCTCGATTATCAATTGCAGTACGCCGTATTGGACAGACTCTTGTTCTCAACAAAGG ACCCGATGCAGAAGAGGGAGAAAGGTTGGTCCGAagacataaaaatcaatcaaaaaaatgCACAGATCAatctttatttttgaattttgctaTGCACTCAGTTAGAATGGAGGCTTGTGATTGTCCACCCACCCATCCTGCTTCATCGAAGGGGCAATCAAATTCATCTGTTCTTCCAGGGGGAGATGCATCCCAGTTTGTGGGGCAGAGTGATGATGTCACTAGAAATGAAGGATTCAACCATTGCTCAGAATATCCACATGTTAAACAGGATAACTTTTTTTgggagagtaaaaaaaataaaagaaataagggCCATCATCCTGTAAAGAAGTCTTCGCACCTTGGTGAGAAGCCCAGAAGCTCAATGCAAGAAACTGAAAAGCATAAAAGAGTCAGTAATGATGGATTTCTAAGGGTTTTATTTTGGCAATTTCACAATTTCCGCATGCTTTTAGGAAGTGACTTGCTTCTGTTCAGTAATGAAAAATACGTTGCTGTCAGCTTGCATTTATGGGATGTAACTCGACag GTCACTCCGTTAACTTGGCTTGAAGCCTGGCTTGACAATGTCATGGCTAGTGTTCCTGAGCTGGCCATATGTTATCATCAAGATGGTGTTGTTCAGGGTTATGAGCTACTTAAAACAGATGATATATTTCTGTTAAAAGGCATCTCTGAAGATGGCACTCCTGCTTTCCATCCTCATGTCGTCCAACAAAATGGCCTTTCTGTTTTGAGGTTCCTTGAAGAAAACTGCAAGCAAGATCCTGGTGCTTACTGG CTTTATAAAAGTGCTGGAGAAGACATGATTCAACTTTTTGATCTTTGTGTTATTCCCAAAACTCATTCCTCCAACGATTGTGATGATGGCACAAGCTCCCTGCCTTCTTTACTGCATAGAGGGAGAAGCGATTCCTTATTTTCTTTAGGAACTCTCCTTTATCGTATAGCTCACAGGCTTTCCCTTTCAATG GCTCCTAATAATAGGGCCAAGTGTGCCAGATTCTTCCAACAATGTTTGGAATTTCTAGATGATCCGGACCATCTg GTGGTGCGCGCATCTGCTCATGAACAATTTGCAAGGCTCCTTTTGAATCATGATGAGGAGCTGGAATTGACATTTGAATCACTCCCAGGAGAATGTGAAGTTACAGTTCCAGTTGACTCCTCGGACCCCTTGAGTAGATTCTCTGAATCAGTTGCTTATGAAAATGTCTCTTCAGTTGCAGAAGACAGATGGAGTGAGGAGGGAAAAGCTTTTCGGGAAGTAATATCAGAAGCCTCGGTAAAATTGACTTTGGAGTCAAATATTTCGACTCCAGGAAATCTGATAGCATTGGATGATACTGAATCAAAAGATTCAGGAGTTTTGCCTAGTTCCAGTAGTGACGAAATGGTTGCTGTGTGCAAAGTTTCCCCAACACCTCCCCATGCGGTGCAAACTGTGGCTGAGCCTGTCTCTTCTAAGTTAGCTGCAGTACATCATGTTTCTCAAGCTATCAAGTCGCTCAGATGGATGCACCAGCTGCAAAGTTCTGATTCAGAGTTGCTTGATGAAGGCAGTTATTTTGATGGGCCACCTTCCTCAATGAACTTTTCTGTTTGTGCATGTGGTGATGCTGATTGTATCGAAGTTTGCGACATCCGACAGTGGCTACCAACATCAAAAGTGGATGAAAAATTGTGGAAACTAGTTCTTCTTCTTGGAGAATCTTATTTGGCACTAGGACAAGCTTACAAGGAGGATAAACAGCTGCATCAAGCTTTGAAGGTAGTAGAATTAGCATGTGCTGTATACGGATCAATGCCACAGTTCTTGGAAGACAGTAGGTTTATTTCCTCAATGGTTACTTATTCATCCTCAATAAAATGCAATGATGGAGATGAGAAGATGATATCGTGTGTTAGCAACAGAAAAGAAGTGAAATCCAGCTCCAATGACAGGTTTCTTGCTTATGAGCAGTTTTCTTCTACGTACCTCTTTTGGGCCAAGGCATGGACACTGGTTGGTGATGTTTATGTTGAGTTCCATTTCATGAAGGGTAAAGTGCTCTCAAATCAATCAGAGACAAAATCTTCTGCTAGAGAGTTGAGAATATCAACAGAGGTCGTGAAAGAAGTCCAGAGGCTGAAGAAGAAGCTGGGGCAGCATAATCAGAACTGCAGTTCATGCTCCTTGGTGAATTGCAGCTGCCAGAGTGATAGGGCAAGTAGCGGTAGCAGTGCAAGCAGTAGCAGTGGAGATAAACACTCTGTAGCTTATGGTAGAAAGCACAGTAAAAGATCCCATGCTAAGGGTGCCACCTACTCACTCATGGGAGATTCTGATAATGGCCGGGCACATCACAAAGAGAAAAGTAGGAAGAATTCTGGAGAATATCCTCAGCTTCGCAGAGGTGATAATGATACTGCAATAGAAGCTTCTGGTATTGCAGTTGATAAGCATGAGATTAATTCCTTGGCAGATGCTAATTCTGATGTATTAGAGGGTGGTTTGGAAACACATGATGCAGGTTCCATTTTGCCTTCTCAAAGTGAAACTActtcaaaagaaaaacctaaaccaattaaaggagggatatttaaatatattagcaATCCTGCTGTCAGAGATGCAGAATACAATCTTTCTGCTGCTTTAAGTTGTTACCAGGAAGCTAGAAAGGCATTGAGTGGACTTCCTACTGGCTCAGCAGAACTTCAATCTGTAATTAAAAAGATAGGGTGGGTTTGTAACGAAATGGGTCGGAATAGGCTAGAAGGAAAAGAGTTGAACAAAGCTGAACTTGCATTTGCAGATGCCATAGATGCGTTCAGAGAAGTTTCTGACCATGCCAAcatcatattaattaattgtaatttgGGCCATGGTAGACGAGCATTGGCTGAAGAGATGGTGTCCAAGATGGAAAATCTCAAATCACATCCAATCTTCCAGAATGCATACAAGGAAGCTCTGCAAACTGCAAAACTAGAATACAGTGAATCCCTCAGATATTATGGGGCAGCAAGAGCAGAACTAAATGCTATTGTGGAAGAGGATGATTCGGTGCCAACTGTCTTGAGAAATGAAGTTCAGACTCAGTTTGCTCATACATATTTGAGGCTTGGCATGCTTTTGGCTAAAGAAGATGTTACCACAAGAGTTTATGAAAATGGAGCATTGGAAGATATGCCTGTTGTTACTATTAGTCCGAATGAAAAAAGAGACAGGAAAGAAGTGAGGAAGCATGAGATTTCAGCTAATGATGCCATTAGGGAGGCATTGACTGTGTATGAATCTCTGGGTCAATTACGGAAACAAGAAGCTGCATATGCGTACTCTCAACTAGCTAGCTACCAGAGGGATTGCTGTttgaaattcttgaatttgGATCTAAAGAATAccactttaaataaaaatggaaacAACAATCTTCAGCGGGTGAAGCAATATGCATGCCTGGCTGAGAGGAACTGGCAAAAAGCAATGGACTTCTACAGTCCCAAGACACATCCTGCCATGCATTTGACTATTCTTATTGAGAGATCAGCTCTTTCATTGAGCCTCTCGAGCACCTTACACTCAAATGTG ATGCTAGAATCAGCTCTAGCTCGCATGCTTGAAGGACGTCACATATCAGATGATTCTTTCGGGACTGATTATCCTGAGATAAATTCCAAATTCTGGGGTCAACTACAGATGCTCTTAAAGAAAATGCTGTCCTTGGCACTCTCTGCAAATGCAAATAAGCCTGCTGCTTTTGCACAGCCAATTCCATCATCGAGCAAGTGCGGAGATGCTGGAAAACTCAGGGAGCTCTACAAAATGTCCTTGAAGTCTTCTAATTTAAGTCAATTACATGCTATGCACACCCTATGGACATCGTAG